A part of Acidobacteriota bacterium genomic DNA contains:
- a CDS encoding type I 3-dehydroquinate dehydratase, translating to MLCLTGRENTTADLARRLERGFELAPGCLQEVRLDALETPDADLFDLVTRWGRRLVVCCRSPRQGGFRQLPEEERVRLLFQAAEAGAGVLDADFPGDLEFFRTVRPGEECRLMASVHDFNGVPANLETTLARIREFEPDLVKVAVTVEDAADLLRLRLLAEHAGLPGVWVGMGYAGLLSRVRYTHFHSEWTYVCADEGGSTAPGQLTLGEATEMGLPDGSRAPFLALVGGPSVRFSPGPRAYNRLFRALGAPYAYVPVLTDKAAETFALLQDLGAVGASVTMPHKQEALECARPDELALRVGAANTVRFSPEGMSCTNTDLEGILLPLRYSLAATPGTPPTALVLGAGGAARAAGAVCEDLGWDVVFAARDLGKAARKLGPRTRCVPWGERAEVEAAVLINATPSSGPDSPWPDNTPLRKRVVFDLALGPEPCRLLRQAWTEGAVAIPAVEMWLHQGAAQVRWLTGLDLDAETLREYLP from the coding sequence ATGCTGTGCCTGACCGGCCGGGAAAACACGACGGCGGACCTGGCCCGGCGCCTCGAGCGGGGCTTCGAGCTGGCGCCGGGCTGTCTGCAGGAGGTCCGCCTCGACGCCCTGGAGACGCCCGACGCCGACCTCTTCGACCTGGTCACCCGGTGGGGCCGCCGGCTCGTGGTGTGCTGCCGCTCCCCCCGGCAGGGCGGGTTCCGCCAACTTCCGGAGGAGGAGCGGGTACGGCTCCTTTTTCAGGCCGCCGAGGCGGGGGCCGGGGTCCTCGATGCGGACTTCCCGGGCGACCTGGAGTTCTTCCGCACCGTCCGCCCGGGGGAGGAGTGCCGGCTGATGGCCTCCGTCCACGACTTCAACGGGGTCCCCGCGAACCTGGAGACCACCCTGGCCCGGATCCGGGAGTTCGAGCCCGACCTGGTGAAGGTCGCCGTCACCGTCGAGGACGCCGCGGACCTGCTCCGCCTGCGTCTCCTCGCGGAGCACGCGGGCCTTCCCGGCGTCTGGGTCGGGATGGGCTACGCCGGCCTCCTGAGCCGGGTCCGCTACACCCACTTCCACTCGGAGTGGACCTACGTCTGCGCCGACGAGGGGGGCTCCACCGCCCCCGGCCAACTCACCCTCGGGGAGGCGACGGAAATGGGCCTCCCGGACGGTTCCCGCGCACCCTTCCTGGCGCTGGTGGGCGGGCCTTCCGTGCGGTTCTCGCCGGGGCCGCGGGCTTACAACCGGCTCTTCCGGGCCCTCGGGGCCCCCTACGCCTACGTTCCCGTGCTGACCGACAAGGCGGCGGAAACCTTCGCCCTCCTGCAGGACCTGGGCGCCGTCGGCGCGAGCGTCACCATGCCCCACAAGCAGGAAGCCCTGGAGTGTGCCCGCCCCGACGAACTCGCCCTCCGGGTGGGGGCCGCCAACACGGTCCGGTTCTCCCCGGAGGGGATGTCGTGCACCAACACCGACCTGGAGGGGATCCTCCTGCCCCTCCGGTACTCCCTCGCCGCCACGCCGGGCACGCCCCCCACGGCGCTGGTCCTGGGTGCAGGCGGCGCGGCCCGGGCCGCCGGCGCGGTCTGCGAGGACCTCGGGTGGGACGTGGTCTTCGCGGCGCGGGACCTCGGCAAGGCCGCCCGGAAGCTCGGCCCCCGCACCCGCTGCGTCCCCTGGGGGGAGCGCGCGGAGGTCGAGGCCGCCGTGCTGATCAACGCGACGCCCTCCAGCGGCCCCGACAGCCCCTGGCCGGACAACACGCCCCTTCGGAAGCGGGTGGTGTTCGACCTCGCCCTCGGCCCGGAACCCTGCCGCCTGCTGCGGCAAGCCTGGACGGAGGGCGCCGTCGCCATCCCCGCCGTGGAGATGTGGCTCCACCAGGGCGCCGCCCAGGTGCGCTGGCTGACGGGCCTGGACCTGGACGCCGAAACCCTGCGGGAGTACCTGCCATGA
- the aroB gene encoding 3-dehydroquinate synthase: MDQPLTVSTSEGASYPVFVGAPPGTFFREVWESGWRTAAVIGDENTLGRFGDAVVRALEPLAARVLRLSFPPGEAHKTRETKAALEDALLDAGADRQACVVGLGGGIALDVAGFVAATYLRGVAHVGVATSLLAQVDASVGGKTGVNTRHGKNLVGAFHQPRAVLLATSWLASLPPAELRNGLAEAAKHAVIAGGDLFEALETLVQSGGPIPPDAVIRRCVEVKAGVVARDTREAGLRRVLNFGHTVGHALERATDYAVPHGEAVALGMAVESAVARRRCAFPPADRARLLRLLAGMGFPLRPPCPFEALAPHLAADKKTRDGVVHCALPAALGRMGGEDSGWAVPVTTPELEAAYETLTEGGKPCCA; the protein is encoded by the coding sequence ATGGACCAGCCGTTGACGGTCAGTACCAGCGAGGGAGCGAGCTACCCGGTCTTCGTCGGGGCGCCGCCGGGCACGTTCTTCCGGGAAGTCTGGGAGAGCGGGTGGCGCACCGCGGCGGTGATCGGCGACGAGAACACCCTGGGTCGGTTCGGCGACGCGGTCGTCCGCGCCCTCGAACCCCTCGCCGCCCGGGTGCTCCGGCTGTCCTTCCCCCCGGGCGAAGCCCACAAGACGCGCGAGACCAAGGCCGCCCTGGAGGATGCCCTCCTGGACGCCGGGGCCGACCGCCAGGCCTGCGTGGTGGGCCTCGGGGGCGGGATCGCCCTGGACGTGGCCGGCTTCGTGGCCGCCACCTACCTGCGCGGCGTCGCCCACGTCGGCGTCGCCACGAGCCTCCTCGCCCAGGTGGACGCCTCGGTGGGCGGCAAGACGGGCGTCAACACCCGGCACGGCAAGAACCTCGTGGGCGCCTTCCACCAGCCCCGGGCCGTCCTGCTGGCCACGTCCTGGCTGGCGAGCCTCCCGCCGGCCGAACTGCGCAACGGCCTGGCCGAGGCCGCCAAGCACGCCGTGATCGCCGGCGGGGACCTCTTCGAAGCCCTGGAAACCCTGGTTCAAAGCGGGGGCCCGATCCCCCCCGACGCCGTGATCCGGCGCTGCGTGGAGGTGAAGGCCGGCGTGGTGGCCCGCGACACCCGCGAGGCGGGACTCCGCCGGGTGCTCAACTTCGGGCACACCGTCGGCCACGCCCTCGAGCGCGCGACGGACTACGCCGTACCCCACGGGGAGGCCGTCGCCCTGGGGATGGCGGTGGAGTCGGCCGTGGCCCGGCGCCGCTGCGCCTTCCCCCCGGCGGACCGGGCCCGGCTGCTTCGACTCCTCGCGGGGATGGGGTTCCCGTTGCGCCCGCCCTGCCCCTTCGAAGCGCTGGCCCCCCACCTGGCCGCGGACAAGAAGACCCGGGACGGGGTCGTCCACTGCGCCCTGCCGGCGGCCCTCGGCCGGATGGGCGGTGAGGACTCCGGCTGGGCCGTTCCCGTGACAACCCCCGAACTGGAAGCCGCCTATGAAACCCTGACGGAAGGAGGGAAGCCATGCTGTGCCTGA
- a CDS encoding radical SAM protein — protein MELPRRDRGDELLKPGEMTRLRERLRRVAPAHGLRSVVAFAFDPRSRMLPYLYADTKMAPAGVRAVGAALLDSGFERTRIVLGQWNPRFRPAMMRLDGAVPDLFLVSGALLHAARLEAMIRDAGRIEAGQRPLVVAGGPRVIYEPWSVFGANPDDPWGADVAVTGEEYVLLELLEVLLSFRAGGEPLRSAFRRARDAGALDGVQGLVYARTDAHGRIGELVDTGVQRLLGDLDELPDVTLGYRALEPPGSRPTLGPAALPAGEVKRHSPLASLVLTAGCRFHCPYCPIPAYNQGKLRGKSGERIAEDIGRLFDTYHIRLIFGTDDNFFADRRRALEIVETLARRVGSGSVAHRKIRFGTEASVHDVLAMKEHLPLVRRAGVWALWLGVEDMSGSLVDKGQSPGRTVEAFRLLRENGIFPVPMLMHHDDQPLFTFRGGRGVLNQVGRLRRAGAVYLQVLVLTPAPGSKSYEGTYESGMVLAGAGGRAVGPHLTSGMHVIATRHARPGARQLNLLAAYAYFFNPLRFLWALVAPKSWRPVARSGAGRPAAGDARRPWRKRAARRLAHGLQAYLADAAVQVFGMVGMVPTLRRTLGWTFRLLAGRVRRAAAPPRSPFPMRSPQGGPAAHDPTGSESE, from the coding sequence GTGGAACTTCCCCGACGCGACCGCGGAGACGAACTGCTCAAGCCGGGGGAGATGACCCGGCTCCGGGAGCGGCTCCGCCGGGTCGCCCCCGCGCACGGACTGAGGTCGGTGGTCGCGTTCGCCTTCGACCCCCGGAGCCGGATGCTGCCCTACCTCTACGCCGACACGAAGATGGCCCCCGCGGGTGTCCGGGCCGTCGGCGCGGCGCTGCTGGACTCGGGCTTTGAGCGCACACGCATCGTCCTGGGGCAGTGGAACCCGCGGTTTCGGCCCGCGATGATGCGCCTGGACGGGGCCGTCCCCGACCTGTTCCTCGTCTCGGGCGCCCTGCTCCACGCCGCACGGCTGGAAGCGATGATCCGCGACGCCGGCCGCATCGAGGCCGGGCAGCGGCCCCTGGTCGTCGCCGGGGGCCCCCGGGTCATCTACGAACCGTGGAGCGTTTTCGGGGCAAACCCCGACGACCCGTGGGGGGCCGACGTCGCCGTCACCGGCGAGGAGTACGTCCTCCTGGAACTGCTGGAGGTCCTGCTGTCGTTCCGCGCCGGGGGCGAGCCCCTGCGTTCGGCCTTCCGTCGCGCCCGGGACGCCGGCGCCCTCGACGGGGTGCAGGGCCTGGTGTACGCCCGGACGGACGCGCACGGCCGGATCGGGGAACTGGTGGACACCGGCGTGCAGCGCCTCCTGGGCGACCTGGACGAACTGCCCGACGTCACCCTGGGGTACCGGGCCCTGGAGCCCCCGGGTTCCCGGCCCACCCTCGGCCCTGCCGCCCTCCCCGCCGGGGAGGTCAAACGCCACTCGCCCCTGGCCTCGCTGGTCCTGACCGCCGGCTGCCGGTTCCACTGCCCCTACTGCCCCATCCCCGCCTACAACCAGGGGAAGCTCCGCGGCAAGAGCGGGGAGCGGATCGCGGAGGACATCGGCCGGCTGTTCGACACCTACCACATCCGGCTGATCTTCGGGACGGACGACAACTTCTTCGCCGACCGCCGGAGGGCGCTGGAGATCGTGGAGACCCTGGCCCGCCGGGTCGGGTCCGGCTCCGTGGCGCACCGCAAGATCCGCTTCGGTACCGAGGCCTCCGTGCATGACGTGCTCGCGATGAAGGAACACCTCCCCCTCGTGCGCCGGGCGGGCGTCTGGGCACTCTGGCTGGGCGTCGAGGACATGAGCGGCTCCCTGGTGGACAAGGGGCAGTCCCCGGGCCGGACCGTGGAGGCCTTCCGCTTGCTGCGGGAGAACGGCATTTTCCCCGTCCCCATGCTGATGCACCACGACGACCAGCCGCTGTTCACCTTCCGCGGGGGGCGCGGGGTCCTCAACCAGGTGGGCCGGCTCCGGCGCGCCGGGGCGGTGTACCTGCAGGTCCTCGTGCTGACGCCCGCCCCGGGGTCGAAGTCCTACGAAGGGACCTACGAGTCGGGCATGGTCCTCGCTGGCGCGGGGGGCCGGGCCGTGGGGCCGCACCTCACCAGCGGGATGCACGTGATCGCCACCCGGCACGCCCGGCCCGGGGCCCGGCAGCTCAACCTGCTGGCCGCGTACGCGTACTTCTTCAACCCGCTCCGCTTTCTCTGGGCCCTCGTCGCCCCGAAGAGCTGGCGCCCGGTGGCCCGGTCGGGGGCGGGGCGCCCCGCGGCGGGCGACGCCCGGCGGCCCTGGCGCAAGCGCGCCGCCCGACGCCTCGCCCACGGGCTCCAGGCCTACCTCGCCGACGCGGCCGTCCAGGTATTCGGCATGGTGGGAATGGTCCCGACCCTGCGCCGCACGCTGGGGTGGACCTTCCGACTCCTCGCCGGGAGGGTCCGCCGGGCCGCCGCCCCGCCTCGCAGCCCCTTCCCGATGCGTTCCCCGCAAGGCGGCCCAGCCGCCCACGACCCCACGGGTTCGGAATCGGAATAG
- the rsmD gene encoding 16S rRNA (guanine(966)-N(2))-methyltransferase RsmD: MRVIGGRFKGRRLHAPADLEIRPTISRLKECYFNIVQERVPGARFLDLCAGTGSMGIEALSRGAREAVFLDSGRQAEALIRRNLQICGVPEGARLITGDLFRELPRLGLEKVPFDLVYFDPPYFRGIYEHALALVGAHGLLAADGLLAANHFKKVVLPERVGPLGRVREVRQGDSVLAFYAPLTSS, encoded by the coding sequence GTGAGGGTGATCGGCGGCCGGTTCAAGGGCCGCCGGCTCCACGCCCCCGCCGACCTGGAGATCCGACCCACCATCTCCCGCCTGAAGGAGTGTTACTTCAACATCGTGCAGGAGCGGGTCCCCGGGGCGCGTTTTCTCGATCTCTGCGCCGGGACCGGGTCCATGGGGATCGAGGCCCTCAGCCGCGGCGCCCGGGAAGCGGTATTCCTGGATTCGGGACGGCAGGCGGAAGCCTTGATCCGCAGGAACCTTCAAATCTGCGGGGTCCCGGAAGGGGCCCGGCTGATCACCGGGGATTTATTCCGCGAACTTCCACGACTTGGGCTGGAGAAGGTCCCCTTCGACCTGGTCTACTTCGACCCGCCCTATTTCCGCGGCATCTACGAGCATGCGCTGGCCCTGGTCGGGGCGCACGGCCTGCTGGCGGCGGACGGCCTGCTGGCGGCCAACCACTTCAAGAAGGTAGTGCTCCCGGAGCGGGTCGGCCCCCTGGGGAGGGTCCGGGAGGTCCGGCAGGGCGACTCGGTGCTCGCTTTCTACGCGCCGCTCACTTCTTCTTGA
- a CDS encoding DnaJ domain-containing protein, with the protein MNNEITGKDVLETLTLVHQGGRTGHLSVPEGNGMLCLGLREGKFVSISAKFLDALHLPVNPAGDAGSAPCGDPLAPLCPSKSLAPILTDFLGKLVGDLSRLGVNPMIRFTEGTVVLPAECFPIPVSAILSHVFARTIPLAEVERKIGDQNKRVGLLPDYMGRASKIMLSSQQAFLLTRLQEGLSFRDLVLSSGLPEEQVIRALLLFLSFGIIRELAPAPREKTGPLRGPAPGPPPSPAPAAPARSRETVSTEPPRPAPTLSSPTPAHSPVAPSAAASTTAKFIIVPPELLEEIEDLSLFAGQSDYYALLDVSPHAETGEIKKRFVELTKKFHPDVFQRYGNPELTKKVDTIFAAITEAHETLKDTSKRASYHERFPEFCKPGRVRSAVKSPAPPAAPSAAGPAAGASPGTSPGSAAPPGAPHKEKAYESLEHKAQQHFLHGKDAFKRKQFHEALEHFREAVRVSPEKAEIQYMLGKTLAMNPQKLKEAEERLLKAAELSPKRAEFLIEIAMFYDKVNLKNRARRYYELTLEADPKNAMAKNALGIKDKKPFELKNLMKIDLKSLFKKK; encoded by the coding sequence ATGAACAATGAGATCACGGGCAAGGACGTCCTCGAGACGCTGACCCTCGTCCACCAGGGAGGCCGGACGGGGCACCTGTCGGTTCCCGAGGGCAACGGCATGCTCTGCCTCGGCCTTCGCGAGGGGAAGTTCGTCTCCATCAGCGCCAAGTTCCTGGACGCCCTCCATCTCCCGGTCAACCCCGCCGGGGACGCCGGCAGCGCCCCGTGCGGCGACCCCCTCGCCCCGCTCTGCCCCAGCAAGTCCCTGGCCCCGATCCTCACCGACTTCCTGGGGAAGCTGGTGGGGGACCTGAGCCGGCTCGGGGTCAACCCCATGATCCGTTTCACCGAGGGCACGGTGGTCCTCCCGGCCGAGTGCTTCCCCATCCCCGTCTCCGCCATCCTTTCCCACGTGTTCGCCCGGACCATCCCCCTCGCCGAGGTGGAGCGGAAGATCGGCGACCAGAACAAGCGGGTCGGGCTGCTGCCCGACTACATGGGCCGGGCCTCGAAGATCATGCTCTCCTCCCAGCAGGCCTTCCTCCTCACCCGGCTCCAGGAGGGCCTGTCCTTCCGCGACCTCGTCCTCTCCTCCGGCCTTCCCGAGGAACAGGTGATCCGGGCCCTCCTCCTGTTCCTCTCCTTCGGGATCATCCGGGAACTGGCCCCCGCGCCCCGCGAGAAGACCGGCCCGCTCCGGGGCCCCGCCCCCGGCCCTCCCCCGTCGCCCGCGCCGGCGGCGCCTGCCCGTTCCCGGGAGACGGTCTCCACCGAGCCGCCCCGCCCGGCGCCCACGCTGTCAAGCCCGACGCCCGCCCACTCCCCGGTGGCGCCCTCCGCGGCCGCATCGACGACCGCCAAGTTCATCATCGTCCCCCCCGAACTGCTCGAGGAGATCGAGGACCTGTCCCTCTTCGCCGGCCAGTCGGATTATTATGCCCTCCTGGACGTTTCGCCCCACGCCGAGACCGGCGAGATCAAGAAACGCTTCGTGGAGCTGACCAAGAAATTCCACCCCGACGTTTTCCAGCGCTACGGCAACCCCGAACTGACGAAGAAGGTGGACACCATCTTCGCGGCCATCACCGAGGCCCACGAGACGCTGAAGGACACCTCAAAGCGCGCGTCCTACCACGAGCGCTTCCCCGAGTTCTGCAAGCCGGGCCGTGTGCGCTCGGCCGTGAAATCGCCGGCCCCGCCCGCCGCGCCCTCCGCAGCGGGCCCCGCCGCCGGGGCTTCTCCCGGGACTTCTCCCGGTTCTGCCGCCCCCCCCGGGGCCCCGCACAAGGAGAAGGCCTACGAGAGCCTCGAGCACAAGGCCCAGCAGCACTTCCTCCACGGGAAGGACGCCTTCAAGCGGAAGCAGTTCCACGAGGCCCTGGAGCATTTCCGGGAGGCGGTCCGCGTTTCGCCGGAGAAAGCGGAGATCCAGTACATGCTGGGCAAGACCCTCGCGATGAACCCCCAGAAACTCAAGGAAGCCGAGGAACGGCTCCTGAAGGCGGCCGAACTCAGCCCGAAACGCGCGGAGTTCCTCATCGAGATCGCCATGTTCTACGACAAGGTCAACCTGAAGAACCGCGCCCGGCGCTACTACGAGCTGACCCTGGAGGCCGACCCCAAGAACGCCATGGCCAAAAACGCCCTGGGTATCAAGGACAAGAAGCCCTTCGAACTCAAGAACCTGATGAAGATCGATCTGAAGAGCCTGTTCAAGAAGAAGTGA
- the lpxD gene encoding UDP-3-O-(3-hydroxymyristoyl)glucosamine N-acyltransferase, translating to MRLGDIAAAIDGTLTSGAEVEIRGMRSLERAGEGELAFLTDDRHLTEAHRSGASAFIVGLRTEEWGKPLIRSKNPYLAFARSLGLFYRQPLPEGPFVHPTAVVDASVTLGDGCYIGAHVVIDADVRLGCRVRVLPNSTVYTGAVLGDDVLVHSNCVIREHCVLGNRVVLQNGCVIGGDGFGFAPDEKGVYHKIVQAGKVVLGDDVEVQANTCVDRGTLEDTVIGPGTKLDNLIQVGHGCEVGRNVVMASQSGLAGSTILGDRVMVGGQSGVAGHCRIGNGVMIFAGSGVAGDVEDGKKLWGWLATDQRVYRRAVLLFPKLPEINNRLRRLEAKLDGQEGDHEQ from the coding sequence ATGAGACTGGGCGATATCGCCGCCGCCATCGACGGGACCCTGACCTCGGGGGCCGAGGTCGAGATTCGGGGGATGCGGAGCCTGGAGCGGGCCGGCGAGGGAGAGCTGGCGTTTTTGACGGACGACCGGCACCTGACCGAGGCCCACCGGTCCGGGGCCTCCGCCTTCATCGTCGGCCTGCGCACGGAGGAATGGGGGAAACCCCTCATCCGCTCGAAAAACCCCTACCTTGCCTTCGCCCGGTCCCTGGGCCTTTTCTACCGCCAACCGCTTCCCGAGGGGCCCTTCGTGCACCCCACCGCCGTGGTGGACGCGAGCGTGACCCTGGGGGACGGTTGCTACATCGGGGCCCACGTGGTGATCGACGCGGACGTCAGGCTGGGTTGTCGTGTCCGGGTCCTGCCCAACTCCACCGTGTACACGGGGGCGGTCCTCGGGGACGACGTCCTGGTACACTCCAACTGCGTGATCCGGGAACACTGCGTTCTCGGAAACCGCGTCGTCCTCCAGAACGGCTGCGTCATCGGGGGGGACGGTTTCGGCTTCGCCCCGGACGAGAAGGGCGTCTACCACAAGATCGTCCAGGCCGGGAAGGTCGTCCTGGGCGACGACGTGGAGGTCCAGGCCAACACCTGCGTGGACCGGGGGACCCTCGAGGACACGGTGATCGGGCCAGGCACCAAGCTGGACAACCTCATCCAGGTGGGCCACGGCTGCGAGGTCGGGCGGAACGTCGTGATGGCCTCGCAGTCCGGCCTGGCGGGGAGCACGATTCTGGGCGACCGCGTGATGGTCGGGGGGCAGTCGGGGGTGGCGGGCCACTGCCGGATCGGCAACGGCGTGATGATCTTCGCCGGGAGCGGTGTCGCCGGGGACGTGGAGGACGGGAAGAAGCTCTGGGGGTGGCTGGCCACCGATCAGAGGGTCTACCGTCGTGCCGTGCTCCTCTTCCCGAAACTCCCGGAGATCAACAACCGCCTCCGCCGCCTCGAGGCGAAACTGGATGGCCAGGAAGGTGACCATGAACAATGA
- the murJ gene encoding murein biosynthesis integral membrane protein MurJ, with translation MAADPEKADPPRNPSQGGTGRFAFWVAAGILLSRVAGLIRDRVFAHYFGNSDAADAFRAAFRIPNFLQNLFGEGVLSASFIPVYAGLVGQGRREEAKRVAGAVLGLLSLLTALLVAVGVLATPWLIDAIAPGFTGEKRELAILLVRVLFPGAGLFVVSAWCLGILNSHRKFFLSYSAPVIWNAAIIAVLVAGGGNPQNRLAVLVAWGSVAGSLLQFLVQVPGVVRCLRGLRVTLNARIADVRTVIRNFVPVFLGRGAVQISAYVDSLLASLLPTGAVAAMAYAQTLYLLPVSLFGMSVSAAELPVLSEEAGADSLDREALRRRIGTALRRIGFFIVPASVALLALGDLVSGAIYQTGRFTRADAVYVWGILAGAAVGLPATTFGRLLASVFYAFKNTRTPLRFSVLRVGLSVALGVPLALWVPGRLGLDPRWGVAGLTTAAGIVGWVEFLCLKRALGRQIGRVPVPWAFLGELLACAAAGAAAGWLLRPLCAGWHPLPGSLAPLAAFGVVFGALAVVFGFPETRRFLPARFRNPR, from the coding sequence ATGGCGGCGGACCCGGAAAAGGCGGACCCCCCGCGGAACCCGTCCCAGGGCGGGACGGGCCGTTTTGCGTTCTGGGTGGCCGCGGGCATTCTCCTCAGCCGGGTGGCCGGGTTGATCCGGGACCGGGTCTTCGCCCACTACTTCGGGAATTCCGATGCCGCCGACGCCTTCCGGGCGGCCTTCCGGATCCCCAACTTCCTGCAGAACCTCTTCGGGGAAGGGGTCCTCTCGGCGTCCTTCATCCCGGTCTACGCGGGGCTCGTCGGCCAGGGGAGGCGGGAAGAGGCGAAGCGGGTGGCCGGGGCCGTGCTCGGGCTGCTCTCGCTGCTCACCGCGCTCCTGGTGGCGGTCGGGGTCCTGGCGACGCCCTGGCTCATCGATGCCATCGCGCCCGGCTTCACCGGCGAGAAGCGGGAACTGGCGATCCTCCTGGTCCGGGTCCTCTTCCCCGGGGCCGGCCTCTTCGTGGTGTCGGCCTGGTGCCTGGGGATCCTCAACAGCCACCGGAAATTCTTCCTCTCCTACTCGGCCCCCGTTATCTGGAACGCGGCCATCATCGCCGTGCTCGTGGCGGGGGGCGGCAACCCGCAGAACCGGCTGGCCGTTCTCGTCGCCTGGGGTTCGGTGGCGGGGAGCCTCCTCCAGTTCCTGGTGCAGGTCCCCGGGGTGGTGCGCTGCCTGAGGGGGCTCCGCGTCACGCTGAACGCCCGGATCGCCGACGTGCGGACGGTGATCCGCAACTTCGTCCCGGTCTTCCTGGGCCGGGGGGCCGTCCAGATCAGCGCCTACGTGGACTCCCTCCTCGCCAGCCTCCTCCCGACGGGCGCGGTGGCGGCCATGGCCTACGCCCAGACCCTCTACCTCCTGCCCGTCAGCCTCTTCGGGATGTCGGTCTCCGCGGCGGAACTGCCGGTCCTGTCCGAGGAGGCGGGGGCGGACTCCCTGGACCGGGAGGCGCTGAGACGGCGCATCGGCACCGCCCTGCGGCGCATCGGATTCTTCATCGTCCCGGCCTCGGTGGCCCTGCTCGCCCTGGGTGACCTCGTTTCGGGCGCCATCTACCAGACCGGCCGCTTCACCCGCGCCGACGCCGTCTACGTCTGGGGCATCCTGGCAGGTGCGGCCGTGGGGCTCCCGGCCACCACCTTCGGGCGACTCCTGGCCTCGGTGTTCTACGCCTTCAAGAACACGCGGACCCCGCTGCGCTTCTCGGTCCTGCGCGTCGGCCTGTCCGTCGCCCTCGGGGTCCCCCTCGCCCTCTGGGTGCCCGGCCGGCTGGGCCTGGACCCCCGGTGGGGCGTGGCGGGCCTGACCACGGCGGCGGGAATCGTGGGGTGGGTCGAGTTCCTGTGCTTGAAGCGCGCCCTGGGAAGACAGATCGGCCGTGTGCCGGTCCCCTGGGCGTTCCTGGGCGAGTTGCTGGCCTGCGCCGCCGCGGGGGCCGCCGCCGGCTGGCTGCTGCGGCCGCTGTGCGCCGGCTGGCACCCCCTGCCGGGGTCCCTCGCCCCCCTGGCGGCTTTCGGGGTTGTCTTCGGCGCCCTGGCCGTCGTCTTCGGCTTCCCGGAAACCCGCCGTTTCCTCCCCGCCCGCTTCCGTAATCCCCGATGA
- the gcvT gene encoding glycine cleavage system aminomethyltransferase GcvT, translating into MDNLKKTPLTETHRSLGGKMVPFAGYEMPVQFSSTMEEHLAVRKRVGLFDVSHMGEVFIEGPDALALVQKLTCNNAEKLADGQIQYSGLMTLEGTFVDDLLVHRFSDRKFMLCVNASNRGKDVAWILEHKEGDARVEDRSDAYTQIAIQGPKALETLQPLTDVDLSAIKYYWFREGRVDGEEAIIARTGYTGEDGFEIYFAPGPADRIWRKLLETGKPFGVIPCGLACRNTLRLEAKMALYGNDIDDTTTVLEADLGWICKLKKGEFNGREALQKQADAGVKRKLAGFEMTGKAPARDHYPVYADGVKVSDVTSGSYAPYLEKNIGLVYLPVALAQPGTPIQVEIRGRLYDAVVVPTPFYKRNY; encoded by the coding sequence ATCGATAATCTCAAGAAAACGCCCCTGACGGAAACGCACCGTTCCCTGGGCGGGAAGATGGTTCCCTTCGCCGGGTACGAGATGCCCGTGCAGTTCTCCTCCACCATGGAGGAGCACCTGGCCGTCCGCAAGCGCGTCGGTCTCTTCGACGTGTCCCACATGGGCGAGGTCTTCATCGAGGGGCCGGACGCCCTCGCGCTGGTCCAGAAGCTCACCTGCAACAACGCCGAGAAGCTGGCTGACGGGCAGATCCAGTACTCCGGGCTCATGACCCTGGAGGGGACCTTCGTGGACGATCTCCTGGTCCACCGGTTCAGCGACCGCAAGTTCATGCTCTGCGTCAACGCCTCCAACCGGGGCAAGGACGTGGCCTGGATCCTGGAACATAAGGAAGGCGACGCCCGGGTGGAGGATCGCAGCGATGCCTACACCCAGATCGCCATCCAGGGCCCGAAGGCGCTGGAGACCCTCCAGCCGCTGACGGACGTGGACCTCTCCGCGATCAAGTACTACTGGTTCCGGGAGGGCAGGGTGGACGGCGAGGAGGCCATCATCGCCCGCACCGGCTACACCGGCGAGGACGGGTTCGAGATCTACTTCGCCCCGGGCCCCGCCGACCGCATCTGGCGCAAGCTGCTGGAGACCGGGAAGCCGTTCGGGGTCATCCCCTGCGGCCTGGCCTGCCGGAACACGTTGCGCCTGGAGGCCAAGATGGCCCTCTACGGCAACGACATCGACGACACCACCACGGTCCTCGAGGCCGACCTCGGCTGGATCTGCAAGCTGAAGAAGGGCGAGTTCAACGGCCGGGAAGCGCTCCAGAAGCAGGCCGACGCCGGGGTCAAACGCAAGCTCGCCGGCTTCGAGATGACGGGCAAGGCCCCGGCCCGGGACCACTACCCGGTCTACGCCGACGGCGTGAAGGTGTCGGACGTGACCAGCGGGTCGTACGCCCCCTATCTCGAGAAGAACATCGGCCTGGTGTACCTCCCCGTGGCGCTCGCCCAGCCGGGGACCCCCATCCAGGTCGAGATCCGCGGCAGGCTCTACGACGCCGTCGTCGTGCCCACGCCGTTCTACAAACGGAACTACTGA